A single Camarhynchus parvulus chromosome 5, STF_HiC, whole genome shotgun sequence DNA region contains:
- the SLC25A47 gene encoding solute carrier family 25 member 47 isoform X2, with amino-acid sequence MDFIAGAIGGGLSTAVGYPLDTVKVRIQTENHYRGFWHCVQETYRTEKVRGFYKGVTASALAVSVVSSVSFGTYKNFLGALCKLRYGAADAKPSKLDVSLAGAAAGAARVVLTNPSEVAKVRMQTQRNPCPSTTHQPVSKPKYQGSLHCLKVIIKEEGFGGLYKGCSALLCRDCSASAVYFLSYSALCDWLTPDGRNKPGFLVVLLSGGFAGVLAWGFGTPMDVIKSRMQIDESDQHKYKGLIHCVRESVRKEGVKVLFKGLGLNCIRAFPVNMVVFVTYEGVLRFTDHYINKK; translated from the exons GTGGTCTAAGCACAGCCGTGGGTTATCCACTGGACACAGTAAAG GTGAGAATTCAGACTGAGAACCACTACAGAGGATTTTGGCACTGTGTTCAGGAAACGTACAGGACAGAAAAG GTCCGGGGGTTTTACAAAGGGGTGACTGCCTCAGCCCTCGCTGTATCAGTGGTTTCCTCAGTTTCCTTTGGCACATACAAGAACTTCCTCGGCGCCCTCTGCAAGCTGCGTTACGGGGCTGCAGATGCCAAGCCTTCCAAGCTGGATGTttccctggctggagctgctgctggcgctgccCGG GTTGTGCTGACAAACCCTAGTGAGGTGGCTAAAGTTCGGATGCAGACTCAGAGGAACCCATGCCCTTCCACCACACATCAGCCTGTTTCCAAGCCAAAATACCAAGGGTCTTTGCACTGTCTGAAGGTTATCATCAAGGAGGAAGGTTTTGGTGGTCTCTACAAGGGCTGTTCTGCATTACTCTGCAGGGATTGCTCTGCTTCTGCAGTATATTTCCTTTCCTATTCTGCTCTGTGCGACTGGCTCACACCAGATGGGAGAAATAAACCAG GTTTCcttgttgtgctgctttctggtGGTTTTGCTGGAGTCCTGGCCTGGGGATTTGGTACTCCCATGGATGTCATCAAATCACGCATGCAAATAGATGAATCGGACCAGCACAAGTACAAAGGCCTGATCCACTGTGTGAGGGAAAGTGTGAGAAAGGAGGGGGTTAAAGTGCTTTTCAAAGGACTGGGTTTAAACTGCATTCGTGCCTTTCCCGTGAACATGGTAGTGTTTGTAACGTATGAAGGTGTACTGAGATTTACAGATCattatataaacaaaaaatag
- the SLC25A47 gene encoding solute carrier family 25 member 47 isoform X1: MDFIAGAIGGKCGLSTAVGYPLDTVKVRIQTENHYRGFWHCVQETYRTEKVRGFYKGVTASALAVSVVSSVSFGTYKNFLGALCKLRYGAADAKPSKLDVSLAGAAAGAARVVLTNPSEVAKVRMQTQRNPCPSTTHQPVSKPKYQGSLHCLKVIIKEEGFGGLYKGCSALLCRDCSASAVYFLSYSALCDWLTPDGRNKPGFLVVLLSGGFAGVLAWGFGTPMDVIKSRMQIDESDQHKYKGLIHCVRESVRKEGVKVLFKGLGLNCIRAFPVNMVVFVTYEGVLRFTDHYINKK; the protein is encoded by the exons GTGGTCTAAGCACAGCCGTGGGTTATCCACTGGACACAGTAAAG GTGAGAATTCAGACTGAGAACCACTACAGAGGATTTTGGCACTGTGTTCAGGAAACGTACAGGACAGAAAAG GTCCGGGGGTTTTACAAAGGGGTGACTGCCTCAGCCCTCGCTGTATCAGTGGTTTCCTCAGTTTCCTTTGGCACATACAAGAACTTCCTCGGCGCCCTCTGCAAGCTGCGTTACGGGGCTGCAGATGCCAAGCCTTCCAAGCTGGATGTttccctggctggagctgctgctggcgctgccCGG GTTGTGCTGACAAACCCTAGTGAGGTGGCTAAAGTTCGGATGCAGACTCAGAGGAACCCATGCCCTTCCACCACACATCAGCCTGTTTCCAAGCCAAAATACCAAGGGTCTTTGCACTGTCTGAAGGTTATCATCAAGGAGGAAGGTTTTGGTGGTCTCTACAAGGGCTGTTCTGCATTACTCTGCAGGGATTGCTCTGCTTCTGCAGTATATTTCCTTTCCTATTCTGCTCTGTGCGACTGGCTCACACCAGATGGGAGAAATAAACCAG GTTTCcttgttgtgctgctttctggtGGTTTTGCTGGAGTCCTGGCCTGGGGATTTGGTACTCCCATGGATGTCATCAAATCACGCATGCAAATAGATGAATCGGACCAGCACAAGTACAAAGGCCTGATCCACTGTGTGAGGGAAAGTGTGAGAAAGGAGGGGGTTAAAGTGCTTTTCAAAGGACTGGGTTTAAACTGCATTCGTGCCTTTCCCGTGAACATGGTAGTGTTTGTAACGTATGAAGGTGTACTGAGATTTACAGATCattatataaacaaaaaatag